From Micromonospora nigra, one genomic window encodes:
- a CDS encoding type I polyketide synthase, with amino-acid sequence MMDTEEKLREYLKRVTTDLRRTRQRLRDVEDEAHQPIAIVGMACRFPGGITSPEALWDLVAASGDAIGGFPTDRGWDLTDLYDPTRERPGTSCVREGGFVHDAADFDPRFFGISPREALAMDPQQRLLLEVSWEAFESAGVDPTGFRGGPVGVFAGLTHGGYATGATDVPDGAVDYLGLGNAGSISSGRVAYSFGFEGPAVTVDTACSSSLVALHLAAQSLRSGECDLALAGGVSVLSTPAIFVDFTRQGNLSMSARCRAFAEAADGTALAEGIGVLLVERLSDARRLGHRVLAVVRGSAVNQDGASNGLTAPNGPSQQRVIRQALASARLSTADVDVLEAHGTGTTLGDPIEAQALLATYGQGRDGHEPLLLGSVKSNIGHTQSAAGVAGVIKMVQAMRHGVVPATLHVDEPSSKVDWSAGAVTLVTRARQWPAVDRPRRAAVSSFGISGTNAHIIIEQPQPQPQPIAGQPEVGTAQAAAAATGLPEAADGGQPASVFASVDAPAVGAVPGGSSRTDDPDLPVPWLVSGRSAEGLAGQAARLAEFARRETGTSPVEIGWSLATARAALDHRAVLIGTDRDALVATVDALAAGPVEQTSAPSHPTAGTTLAVGQATPGRRALLFAGQGSQRPGMGRELYERFPVFADVFDRVCGLFDGRLDHPLREVVFAEPGSELAGLLDETAFTQAGLFAVEVALFELLSSFGVRADVVAGHSVGEVTAAHVAGVLSLEDACALVVARGSLMQALPPGGGMLAVAASEAEIREIVDVDVDAGGVGVDVAAVNGPRSVVVSGPVVELDDIAQRCVGRGWRAKRLSVSHAFHSRLMEPMLDEFRAVLADLEWSSPQLPVVSNVSGGIADAAEITDPEYWVRHVREAVRFGDGVAALLEAGVSTFVEVGPDATLTALAAETSGDRPVHLVAALRRDQSETVGVLTALARLHVTGTSVDWASWFTRAGARPRTVDLPTYAFQHQRYWLDAGSSGADATGLGVRGTTHALLDAELVTAAGDVRIHGGRLSVRTRPWLADHMVWGAVVVPGAALVEMALHAGAQAACDSLEELTLAAPLVLPEQGARAVQLILAAPDEHGRRQLSVHSRPADDPDGEWTRHAEGVLAPGSVDPAEPLTTWPPTGATAVPVAPIYEHLHQLGVDHGPTFRGLRAAWRTDDAVYAEVALPDGVTPGGFGLHPALLDAALHVVGLTDDTDTPTPGARLPFAWSGVTLAAVGATLLRVRVTRAGPAVSLTLADGTGATVARIGSLVSRPVSAEQLDATDPAELPLFDLRWSPLPLPSRPAVGIVALDAAGLAATALTGGLAALAHALDAGRHDPRLVLLPAGEAPPGDPLDATRDRLAGTLTAVREWLADDRFADRRLVVFTRGAVGADGAVTDLAGAAVWGLVRSAQLEHPGRFVLVDLDDQADADLLGRALASDEPQLALRDGRLLVPRLAPAEPDPTGAVDLLPDGTVLVTGATGTLGGHVARHLVAAHKVRHLLLVGRRGQDAPGAADLLDDLTRLGAQARFVACDVAERDQVAALLDAVPADHPLTGVVHAAGVLDDATVTALTPERTATVLRPKADAAWHLHDLTRHLDLPMFVLFSSIAGPLGGPGQGNYAAANAFLDGLAHQRRAAGLAATSLAWGVWEADSGMTRDLGAGRRERMARQGIAALGTAQALALFDASRRSRQPLLLPVRLDLAALRTLTTVDHLPVPLRGLAGNRTRRTTAGAAGDGFRDRIAGASDEDRRRLVEELVTGQVAEVLGYATAAAVGAGQSFTELGFDSLTAVDLRNRLTTLTGLTLPATLVFDHPTPETLTDHLVSRLGPGRPAPTLLDELDRLEATLAATPAEALAELTADEETRSTITARLRALLTRFDGDVTATGVAETIDDASDDELFDFIDSTFGRS; translated from the coding sequence TTGATGGACACCGAAGAGAAGCTCCGGGAGTATCTGAAGAGGGTCACCACCGACCTGCGGCGCACCCGGCAACGGCTCCGTGACGTCGAGGACGAGGCCCACCAGCCCATCGCCATCGTCGGGATGGCCTGCCGGTTCCCGGGCGGGATCACGTCGCCCGAGGCACTGTGGGACCTCGTCGCCGCCTCCGGCGACGCCATCGGCGGGTTCCCCACCGACCGCGGCTGGGACCTCACCGACCTGTACGACCCGACCCGGGAGCGCCCCGGCACCTCCTGCGTACGGGAGGGCGGGTTCGTCCACGACGCCGCCGACTTCGACCCCCGGTTCTTCGGCATCTCCCCCCGGGAGGCCCTCGCGATGGACCCGCAGCAGCGGCTGCTGCTGGAGGTGTCGTGGGAGGCGTTCGAGTCGGCGGGCGTGGACCCGACCGGCTTCCGGGGCGGCCCGGTGGGCGTCTTCGCCGGCCTCACCCATGGCGGCTACGCCACCGGCGCCACCGACGTGCCCGACGGTGCCGTCGACTACCTCGGACTCGGCAACGCCGGCAGCATCAGCTCCGGCCGGGTGGCGTACTCGTTCGGGTTCGAGGGGCCGGCGGTCACCGTGGACACGGCGTGCTCGTCGTCGCTGGTGGCGTTGCACCTGGCGGCGCAGTCGCTGCGGTCGGGGGAGTGTGACCTCGCCCTGGCCGGCGGTGTCTCGGTGCTGTCGACCCCGGCCATCTTCGTCGACTTCACCCGGCAGGGCAACCTGTCGATGTCGGCCCGCTGCCGGGCCTTCGCGGAAGCCGCCGACGGCACCGCCCTCGCCGAGGGCATCGGTGTCCTCCTGGTGGAGCGGTTGTCGGATGCGCGGCGGCTGGGTCATCGGGTGCTGGCGGTGGTGCGGGGCTCGGCGGTGAACCAGGACGGCGCGTCGAACGGGTTGACCGCGCCGAACGGGCCGTCCCAGCAGCGGGTGATCCGGCAGGCCCTCGCCAGTGCCCGGTTGTCCACGGCCGACGTGGATGTGCTGGAGGCGCACGGCACCGGAACGACGTTGGGTGACCCGATCGAGGCGCAGGCGCTGCTGGCGACGTACGGTCAGGGCCGGGACGGGCATGAGCCGTTGTTGTTGGGGTCGGTGAAGTCGAACATCGGCCACACGCAGTCCGCGGCCGGGGTCGCCGGGGTGATCAAGATGGTGCAGGCGATGCGGCATGGTGTGGTGCCGGCGACCCTGCACGTGGATGAGCCGTCGTCGAAGGTGGACTGGTCCGCCGGGGCGGTGACCTTGGTGACGCGGGCGCGGCAGTGGCCGGCGGTGGATCGGCCGCGTCGGGCGGCGGTGTCGTCGTTCGGCATCTCCGGCACGAACGCCCACATCATCATCGAGCAGCCACAACCACAGCCACAGCCGATCGCGGGGCAGCCGGAGGTGGGCACCGCGCAGGCGGCTGCCGCCGCCACCGGGCTGCCGGAGGCGGCCGACGGCGGGCAGCCGGCCAGCGTCTTCGCGTCGGTCGACGCCCCGGCGGTGGGGGCGGTGCCCGGCGGGTCGTCACGGACGGACGACCCCGACCTGCCGGTGCCGTGGCTCGTGTCGGGGCGGTCCGCGGAGGGCCTGGCCGGCCAGGCGGCCCGCCTGGCCGAGTTCGCCCGACGGGAGACCGGGACGTCGCCCGTGGAGATCGGCTGGTCGCTGGCCACCGCCCGTGCCGCCCTCGACCACCGGGCCGTGCTCATCGGCACCGACCGTGATGCGCTCGTCGCCACGGTGGACGCCCTCGCCGCCGGCCCCGTAGAGCAGACCTCCGCGCCGAGTCACCCCACCGCCGGTACGACCCTCGCGGTCGGGCAGGCAACCCCTGGTCGTCGGGCGTTGTTGTTTGCGGGCCAGGGGTCGCAGCGTCCGGGGATGGGTCGGGAGTTGTATGAGCGGTTCCCGGTGTTCGCGGACGTGTTCGATCGGGTGTGTGGGTTGTTCGACGGTCGGCTCGATCACCCGTTGCGGGAGGTGGTGTTCGCCGAGCCGGGCAGTGAGCTGGCAGGGCTGCTGGATGAGACGGCGTTCACGCAGGCGGGGTTGTTCGCGGTGGAGGTGGCGCTGTTCGAGTTGTTGTCGTCGTTCGGGGTGCGGGCTGATGTTGTGGCGGGGCATTCGGTTGGTGAGGTGACGGCTGCCCATGTGGCGGGGGTGTTGTCGCTGGAGGATGCGTGTGCGTTGGTGGTGGCGCGTGGGTCGTTGATGCAGGCGTTGCCGCCTGGTGGCGGGATGCTCGCGGTGGCTGCGAGCGAAGCGGAGATCCGTGAGATCGTCGACGTCGACGTCGACGCCGGTGGTGTGGGTGTGGATGTGGCGGCGGTGAACGGGCCTCGGTCGGTGGTGGTGTCGGGGCCGGTGGTGGAGCTCGACGACATCGCGCAGCGTTGTGTCGGGCGGGGTTGGCGGGCCAAGCGGTTGTCGGTGAGTCATGCGTTTCATTCGCGGTTGATGGAGCCGATGCTGGACGAGTTCCGGGCGGTGCTGGCTGATCTTGAGTGGAGTTCTCCGCAACTGCCGGTGGTGTCGAACGTGTCGGGCGGGATCGCGGATGCGGCCGAGATCACGGATCCGGAGTACTGGGTGCGGCACGTGCGTGAGGCGGTGCGGTTCGGTGACGGGGTCGCCGCTCTGTTGGAGGCCGGGGTCAGCACGTTTGTGGAGGTGGGTCCGGATGCGACGTTGACGGCGTTGGCTGCTGAGACTTCCGGTGACCGGCCGGTGCATCTGGTGGCGGCTCTGCGTCGGGACCAGTCGGAGACGGTGGGTGTGTTGACCGCGTTGGCGCGGTTGCATGTGACGGGTACGTCGGTGGACTGGGCGTCCTGGTTCACCCGGGCCGGTGCCCGGCCCCGTACGGTCGACCTGCCCACCTACGCCTTCCAACACCAGCGGTACTGGCTCGATGCCGGCTCGTCCGGTGCCGACGCCACCGGCCTCGGGGTTCGGGGCACCACACACGCCCTGCTCGACGCCGAACTGGTCACCGCCGCCGGAGACGTACGCATCCACGGCGGCCGGCTCTCCGTACGCACCCGACCCTGGCTCGCCGACCACATGGTGTGGGGGGCGGTCGTCGTACCGGGCGCGGCGCTGGTGGAGATGGCACTGCACGCCGGCGCACAGGCCGCCTGCGACAGCCTGGAGGAGCTGACCCTCGCCGCCCCGCTGGTCCTGCCTGAACAGGGTGCCCGCGCGGTGCAGCTCATCCTGGCCGCCCCCGACGAGCACGGACGTCGTCAGCTCAGCGTGCACTCCCGGCCCGCCGACGACCCGGACGGCGAGTGGACCCGGCACGCCGAAGGCGTCCTCGCCCCCGGTTCCGTCGACCCGGCGGAACCGTTGACCACCTGGCCGCCGACCGGTGCCACCGCCGTGCCCGTCGCACCGATCTACGAGCACCTGCACCAGCTCGGCGTCGACCACGGGCCCACCTTCCGAGGGCTGCGCGCCGCGTGGCGGACCGACGACGCCGTCTACGCGGAGGTCGCGCTGCCCGACGGCGTCACCCCCGGCGGGTTCGGCCTGCACCCGGCGCTGCTGGACGCGGCGCTGCACGTCGTCGGCCTCACCGACGACACCGACACCCCCACCCCCGGGGCCCGCCTCCCGTTCGCCTGGTCGGGCGTCACGCTCGCCGCCGTCGGCGCGACCCTGCTGCGGGTACGGGTCACCCGCGCCGGCCCGGCCGTGTCACTGACCCTCGCCGACGGGACCGGCGCGACCGTCGCCCGGATCGGATCGCTCGTCTCCCGGCCGGTCAGCGCCGAACAGCTCGACGCCACCGACCCGGCCGAGCTGCCCCTGTTCGACCTGCGCTGGTCCCCGTTGCCGCTGCCGTCCCGCCCGGCCGTCGGGATCGTTGCCCTCGACGCCGCCGGCCTCGCCGCCACGGCACTGACCGGCGGACTTGCCGCCCTCGCCCACGCCCTCGACGCCGGCCGGCACGACCCCCGGCTGGTGCTGCTCCCCGCCGGCGAAGCCCCACCCGGCGACCCCCTGGACGCGACCCGCGACCGGCTCGCCGGCACCCTGACCGCTGTCCGGGAATGGCTGGCCGACGACCGGTTCGCCGACCGCCGGCTGGTGGTGTTCACCCGCGGCGCGGTCGGCGCCGACGGTGCGGTGACCGACCTGGCCGGTGCCGCCGTCTGGGGCCTGGTCCGCTCGGCGCAACTGGAACACCCCGGCCGGTTCGTGCTGGTCGACCTCGACGATCAGGCCGACGCCGACCTGCTCGGCCGCGCCCTCGCCAGCGACGAACCCCAGCTCGCGCTCCGCGACGGTCGCCTCCTCGTGCCCCGGCTCGCGCCCGCCGAACCCGACCCGACGGGTGCCGTCGACCTGCTCCCCGACGGCACGGTGCTGGTCACCGGCGCCACCGGCACGCTCGGCGGGCACGTCGCCCGCCACCTGGTCGCCGCACACAAGGTCCGGCACCTCCTGCTCGTCGGCCGGCGAGGGCAGGACGCCCCCGGCGCGGCCGACCTCCTCGACGACCTCACCCGGCTCGGCGCGCAGGCCCGCTTCGTCGCCTGCGACGTGGCCGAACGCGACCAGGTCGCCGCGCTGCTCGACGCGGTTCCCGCCGACCATCCGCTCACCGGGGTGGTGCATGCCGCCGGCGTCCTCGACGACGCGACCGTCACCGCGTTGACCCCCGAGCGTACCGCCACCGTGCTACGCCCCAAGGCCGACGCCGCCTGGCACCTGCACGACCTCACCCGGCACCTGGACCTGCCGATGTTCGTGCTGTTCTCCTCGATCGCCGGCCCGCTCGGCGGGCCCGGACAGGGCAACTACGCGGCGGCCAACGCGTTCCTCGACGGCCTGGCCCACCAACGCCGCGCCGCCGGGCTCGCCGCCACCTCCCTGGCCTGGGGGGTGTGGGAGGCCGACAGCGGGATGACCCGCGACCTGGGTGCCGGCCGTCGGGAACGGATGGCCCGCCAGGGCATCGCCGCCCTCGGCACCGCTCAGGCGCTCGCCCTCTTCGACGCCAGCCGCCGCAGCCGGCAACCGCTGCTGCTGCCCGTCCGCCTCGACCTGGCCGCGTTGCGTACCCTCACCACCGTCGACCATCTCCCGGTGCCGCTGCGCGGCCTGGCGGGCAACCGCACGCGACGCACCACCGCCGGAGCCGCGGGCGACGGGTTCCGCGACCGGATCGCCGGGGCGTCCGACGAGGACCGCCGGCGGTTGGTCGAGGAACTGGTCACCGGCCAGGTCGCCGAGGTGCTCGGCTACGCCACCGCAGCCGCCGTCGGTGCCGGACAGTCCTTCACCGAGCTGGGCTTCGACTCGCTGACCGCCGTGGACCTGCGTAACCGGCTCACCACCCTGACCGGCCTGACGTTGCCGGCCACGCTGGTCTTCGACCATCCCACCCCGGAGACACTCACCGACCACCTGGTGTCCCGCCTCGGTCCCGGCCGGCCCGCACCCACCCTCCTCGACGAGCTGGACCGGCTGGAGGCGACGCTCGCCGCCACCCCGGCGGAGGCTCTCGCGGAGCTGACCGCCGACGAGGAGACCCGCTCGACGATCACCGCACGCCTGCGGGCCCTGCTGACCCGCTTCGACGGTGACGTCACCGCCACCGGCGTCGCCGAGACCATCGACGACGCCAGCGACGACGAACTCTTCGACTTCATCGACAGCACGTTCGGTCGCTCCTGA
- a CDS encoding thioesterase II family protein → MTDSDNGLWVRRFHPAPGGTGAPRLVCLPHAGGSASFYFPVSRALSPAVEVLAIQYPGRQDRRQEPCVDDIGELARQVFEVLRPWRDRPLAIFGHSMGATLGFEVARLIEADGGTPVAHLFPSGRRAPSCPRHETVHLLDDEGLLADVRKLSGTNSAVLGDPEMLRAALPAIRNDYRAAETYAYTPGPKLSCPVTVFTGDDDPKTTIDEARAWQQHTTGPFDLQVFGGGHFFLAQHQPAILRTISAALSTTVG, encoded by the coding sequence ATGACCGATTCAGACAACGGCCTGTGGGTGCGCCGCTTCCACCCGGCACCGGGTGGGACCGGCGCCCCGCGGCTGGTGTGCCTGCCGCACGCCGGCGGGTCCGCCAGTTTCTACTTTCCCGTCTCCCGGGCGCTGTCGCCGGCCGTGGAGGTTCTCGCCATCCAGTATCCCGGGCGGCAGGACCGTCGCCAGGAGCCGTGCGTGGACGACATCGGGGAGCTGGCGCGGCAGGTGTTCGAGGTGCTGCGGCCGTGGCGGGACCGGCCGCTGGCTATCTTCGGACACAGCATGGGCGCGACCCTCGGTTTCGAGGTGGCGCGGCTGATCGAGGCGGACGGTGGGACACCGGTGGCGCACCTGTTCCCGTCGGGGCGCCGGGCGCCGTCCTGCCCCCGGCACGAGACGGTGCACCTGCTCGATGACGAGGGTCTGCTCGCGGACGTGCGCAAGCTCAGCGGCACCAACTCGGCGGTGCTGGGTGACCCGGAGATGCTGCGGGCGGCGCTGCCGGCGATCCGCAACGACTACCGGGCGGCGGAGACGTACGCGTACACGCCCGGGCCGAAGCTGAGCTGCCCGGTGACGGTGTTCACCGGGGACGACGACCCGAAGACCACGATCGACGAGGCCAGGGCGTGGCAGCAACACACCACCGGGCCGTTCGACCTTCAGGTCTTCGGGGGCGGGCACTTCTTCCTGGCCCAGCACCAGCCGGCCATCCTGCGGACCATCTCGGCGGCGCTGTCCACGACGGTGGGCTGA
- a CDS encoding SAM-dependent methyltransferase, which translates to MLENLRTLGRVIRTLATKDPVNRVRRFYEIQSPGVEFAARTTRYMNVGYWEDGVTSIDVAGEALATKLADAAGFKPDDTVLDVGFGYGDQDFTWLRNRRVAKVHGINVTPRHVEHAQDRARREGLAEQTEFRLGTATDLPYADGTFDRVVALESAFHFYPRSAFFAEAFRVLKPGGTLTTADIIPLSSDTPRMSISSGPLSFVKFSVPDENWHDRTVYAEQLAAAGFANPEVRSIKDHTWEGWRRFQSARPSDPAFRAAAEQSAVKGMANHWRDEELIKKELALLDYVIAVAHKP; encoded by the coding sequence ATGCTGGAGAACCTCCGCACCCTCGGCCGGGTCATCCGAACCCTGGCCACGAAGGACCCGGTGAACCGGGTCCGGCGCTTCTACGAGATCCAGTCACCAGGCGTGGAGTTCGCCGCCCGCACCACCCGCTACATGAACGTCGGCTACTGGGAGGACGGGGTGACCAGCATCGACGTGGCCGGCGAGGCACTGGCCACCAAGCTCGCCGACGCCGCTGGGTTCAAGCCCGACGACACCGTCCTCGACGTCGGCTTCGGCTACGGCGACCAGGACTTCACCTGGCTGCGGAACCGCAGGGTGGCCAAGGTGCACGGCATCAACGTCACGCCCCGGCACGTCGAGCACGCCCAGGACCGCGCCCGGCGCGAGGGCCTCGCCGAGCAGACCGAGTTCCGGCTCGGCACCGCTACCGACCTGCCCTACGCCGACGGCACCTTCGACCGGGTGGTGGCGCTGGAGTCGGCCTTCCACTTCTATCCGCGCAGCGCCTTCTTCGCCGAGGCGTTCCGGGTGCTCAAGCCCGGCGGCACCCTCACCACCGCCGACATCATCCCGCTCAGCTCCGACACCCCCCGGATGTCGATCAGCTCCGGTCCGCTGAGCTTCGTCAAGTTCAGCGTGCCCGACGAGAACTGGCACGACCGCACCGTCTACGCCGAGCAGTTGGCCGCCGCGGGCTTCGCCAACCCGGAGGTGCGGTCCATCAAGGACCACACGTGGGAGGGGTGGCGGCGGTTCCAGTCCGCCCGTCCGTCCGACCCGGCCTTCCGGGCGGCGGCCGAGCAGAGCGCCGTCAAGGGCATGGCCAACCACTGGCGCGACGAGGAACTGATCAAGAAGGAGTTGGCGTTGCTCGACTACGTCATCGCCGTGGCCCACAAGCCGTGA